The Littorina saxatilis isolate snail1 linkage group LG15, US_GU_Lsax_2.0, whole genome shotgun sequence genome contains a region encoding:
- the LOC138948806 gene encoding large ribosomal subunit protein uL29-like produces the protein MGKVKAKDLRGKKKDELLKQLEELKTELQSLRVAKVTGGAASKLAKIHTVRKSIARLMTVMNQTKKENLRKFYRPKKYVPKDLRCKKTRAMRRALTPHERSLKTVKQQRKERLYPVRRYAVKE, from the exons ATG GGGAAGGTCAAGGCAAAGGACCTGCGGGGCAAGAAGAAGGATGAACTCCTGAAACAGCTAGAGGAATTGAAAACT GAGTTGCAGTCGCTGCGTGTCGCCAAGGTGACCGGCGGTGCTGCTTCCAAGTTGGCAAAAAT TCACACCGTTCGCAAGTCCATCGCTCGTCTAATGACGGTGATGAACCAGACGAAGAAGGAGAACCTGAGGAAGTTCTACCGCCCCAAGAAGTACGTGCCCAAGGACCTGCGCTGCAAGAAGACCAGGGCCATGCGTCGTGCTCTCACCCCTCACGAGAGGAGTCTAAAGACAGTCAAACAACAGCGCAAAGAGCGATTGTACCCTGTCCGCCGTTATGCCGTCAAAGAATAA
- the LOC138948805 gene encoding actin-related protein 2/3 complex subunit 5-B-like — protein MAKNTGASKFRRVDVDQFDDDKFVDDADTEAESAEGANDAEVNNLLAQGKSQDALKLVLTSAPVGSKSQAVKDRAFNTALRVLTSFKSADIDKSVKALDPRSIDTLMKYIYRGFETPSDNSSALLLTWHEKTFVAGGLGSIVRVLTDRKRV, from the exons ATGGCCAAGAACACGGGAGCAAGTAAATTTCGGAGAGTAGATGTCGATCAATTTGATGACGACAAGTTTGTAGATGACGCTGACACAGAAGCCGAATCGGCGGAGGGAGCGAACGACGCGGAAGTGAACAACCTCTTAGCTCA AGGCAAGAGCCAAGACGCCTTGAAGCTAGTTTTAACCAGTGCCCCTGTTGGTTCCAAAAGCCAAGCAGTCAAG GATCGAGCATTCAACACTGCTCTCCGAGTTTTGACATCATTCAAATCAGCGGACATCGACAAATCTGTCAAAGCTTTAGATCCCAGGAGCATAGATACGTTGATGAAGTACATCTATAGAGGATTTGAGACTCCATCCGACAATAGCAGTGCACTGCTCCTCACATGGCATGAAAAG ACATTCGTCGCTGGAGGACTTGGCAGCATTGTTCGAGTCCTGACGGATCGAAAGCGTGTGTGA